The genome window CCGGGGCCGCGTCTGCCCAGACGCGGCCGGCCAGTCCGGCGCTGGCCGCCCTCGCGCCCGATCTCCCGGGCTGGTCCCGCACCGAAGCCCCGCGCAGCTACTTTCCCGACAACCTCTTCGAGTACATCGACGGGGCGGCCGAGAGTTACCTGAGCTACGATTTCCGGGAGCTCCTGGTCGTCGATCTGGAGAAGAAGGGCACGCCGGCGACCCTGACCGTGGAGATCTATGACATGGGCCTTCCGGTCAACGCCTTCGGCATCTTCGGCGCCGAGCGCTATCCCGAGAACAAGCCGGTCGGCCTGGGCGACCTGGGCTATGTCGAGGGCGAAGCCCTGAACTTCCTGGCCGGCCGCTACTACGTCAAGATGCTTGCCTTCGGCCTCGGCGCGGCCCCGGAATCGATCCTGGCCGAGGCGGGAGGCCGGATTGCCGCGGCCATCAAGGGCGCCGGCGGCGCGAGCGGGCTTCCGGCCCTGGTCCGGGCCTTCCCGGGCCGGGACCTCGCGGCCCGGAGCGAGCGCTACATCAAAAAGAACTTCATGGGGTACGACTTCCTTCACGACGGTTACGTCGCCGCCTACAAGTCGGGAGGCAAGGAGCTGGAGGGCTTCTTCATCGACGCCGGTTCAGAGCCAGAGGCCGCGGCCATGATGGACAAGCTCCTTGACGCCCTGAAGGCCGACGGCCAGGCCGTGGAAACGGCGGGGCCCCTGGCCCACGCCCGGAACCGCTACGGCCAGCACCTCTACATCGGCCGGGCCGGCGCCGTTCTCTGCGGGGCCATGCGCGTCCCGGACGGGCTCGAGGCGGCCGGCCGCTCGCTGGCCGAGGCCCTGATTGGTGCCATGTCGGGCCGGGCGGCTTCGAATCAGGGGGCGGCGTGACGGACCCGGCCGCCGCGGATGACGGCCGTTATCTCAGGTTCGGCCTCGCCGTCGTCCTGCTCGCCGTCGCCGGCCTCGTCCTGAAAGCGGCCCGGCCCGTCCTCATCCCCTTCATCCTGGCCGTTTTCCTGTCCTACATCATCGATCCCGCGCTGACGTTCCTGACCGGCTGCCGCTGCCCGCGGCCCCTGGCCGTGATCATCGTCCTGGGGATGATGTTCGTCGCCCTGTATCTTCTCGGCGTCCTCGTCTACTCGAGCGGCAAGGCCTTCGTGGCCGATCTGCCGAAGTACCAGGAGCGCCTCGGGGACATCGGCCGTTTCCTGGAAAAGGGGATGGGGCGGTTCAGGATCGACGTCCCCTCGGCCCTCGGCAGCCTGGACGTCGACAAGATCGGAGGCTTCGTCATCAAGGCCATCGGCCCGTTCTTCAGCGTCCTGGGCAACCTCCTTCTTGTTTTCATCTTCCTGGCCGCCATCGTCGCCGGCCGGGGCCGGGCCGAGAAGAAGATCAGCCGGGCGATCGGGGACGGCCAGGCCGGCCGCGTGCGCGTGGTCATGGACCGGATCAACGTCGAGATCCGGAAGTACATCGTCCTCAAGACCCTGATCAGCCTGGCCAACGGGTTGGAGGTCTGGCTGGTCCTGACGCTCTTCGGGGTCGATTTCGCCGCCCTGTTCGGCCTGCTGGCGTTCCTGCTGAACTTCATTCCCAACATCGGCTCGGCTGTCGCCACCATCCTCCGCGTCGGGTTCGCCTTTTTCCAGTTCGGGACCTTCTGGACGCCGTTCCTGGTCCTGGTCATCACGGTGGGCATCGACGAGATCCTGGGCACGATCGTCGAACCCCGGGTCCTGGGCAAGGGCTTGGACCTCAGCCCGCTGCTCGTCTTCTTCTCGCTGATCTTCTGGGGCTGGCTGTGGGGCATCCCGGGCATGATCCTGTCCGTCCCGCTGACCGCGGTCGTCAAGATCGGCTGCCAGAACATCCCGGCGCTCCGGCCGGTCGCGGTCCTGATGGGGCAGTGACGGGAAGGGGAGCGCGGAACTCGCGGCTCAGGGCAGGACGAGATCGTCGGCCTCGATGACGAAAGCCTCCGGCGAGATGCGCCGGATCTTGCGGCCGAAGAACGACCGGAGGGCCTTTTCGGCGGCCGACTGCTCGGCGGTCTTCTTGGACGCCCCCTTGGCCTTGGCCAGGACCTTGTCCCCGAGGCAGACCTCGACGGCGAAGGTGCGCTTGTGCGCCGGGCCCTTCTCCGAAACCAGGCGGTACGACGGCGCGGCCAGCCCGGCCTTCTGGCAGATCTCCTGGAGCGCGGACTTGGCGTTGTTGATGGTTTGGGAGCCGGACTTGATCGGCTTCAGGGACGAGCCGAGGAAGCGGGAGACGAAGGTCCGGGCCGCCTCGAACCCGCCGTCGAGGTAGATGGCGCCGGCCAGGGCCTCGAACGCGCCGGCCAGGATGGACACTTTCTTCCTGCCGCCGCACTTCTCCTCGCCCCGGCCGAGGAGGATGGCCCGGTCGAGCTTGATGGCCCGGGCCAGGTTGGCCAGGGCCAGGGTGCTCGATGCCGAGGCCTTGAGCTTCGACAGCTCGCCCTCGTTCCGCTCCGGGAAGGCGCGGAGGAAGAACTCCGCGGCGACCAGGCCGACGACCGAATCTCCCAGGAACTCGAGCTGCTCGTTGTCCTCGGGCGCGCCGGGCCTGGCCTCGAAGGCGTGGGAGCTGTGAGTCAGGGCCTTCTCCAGGAGGGCCCGGTCCCGGAAGACGTATCCCGCGGCGTTCTCCAGGCGCTCGAGCCTCTTAGCGTCCTTGCTCAAGTCCGCCCCTCCGGGCCGGCGCCGTCGAAGGGATAGGCGATCCGGCCGCCGACCATGGTCAGGACCGGGGCGCCGATGAGCTTCCAGCCGTCGAAGGGCGTGTTCCGGCCCTTGGACTCGAAGCGGGTCTTGTCGATCGTGACCGGCCGGTCGAGGTCAAGGACCGTCAGGTCGGCGTCGGCCCCGGGCTCGATCCGGCCCTTGGCGGCGAGCCCCAGGAG of Acidobacteriota bacterium contains these proteins:
- a CDS encoding AI-2E family transporter, producing the protein MTDPAAADDGRYLRFGLAVVLLAVAGLVLKAARPVLIPFILAVFLSYIIDPALTFLTGCRCPRPLAVIIVLGMMFVALYLLGVLVYSSGKAFVADLPKYQERLGDIGRFLEKGMGRFRIDVPSALGSLDVDKIGGFVIKAIGPFFSVLGNLLLVFIFLAAIVAGRGRAEKKISRAIGDGQAGRVRVVMDRINVEIRKYIVLKTLISLANGLEVWLVLTLFGVDFAALFGLLAFLLNFIPNIGSAVATILRVGFAFFQFGTFWTPFLVLVITVGIDEILGTIVEPRVLGKGLDLSPLLVFFSLIFWGWLWGIPGMILSVPLTAVVKIGCQNIPALRPVAVLMGQ
- a CDS encoding DUF6599 family protein, producing the protein MKSARFHVGPAVPAGLAVIGLLLAGAASAQTRPASPALAALAPDLPGWSRTEAPRSYFPDNLFEYIDGAAESYLSYDFRELLVVDLEKKGTPATLTVEIYDMGLPVNAFGIFGAERYPENKPVGLGDLGYVEGEALNFLAGRYYVKMLAFGLGAAPESILAEAGGRIAAAIKGAGGASGLPALVRAFPGRDLAARSERYIKKNFMGYDFLHDGYVAAYKSGGKELEGFFIDAGSEPEAAAMMDKLLDALKADGQAVETAGPLAHARNRYGQHLYIGRAGAVLCGAMRVPDGLEAAGRSLAEALIGAMSGRAASNQGAA
- the rnc gene encoding ribonuclease III → MSKDAKRLERLENAAGYVFRDRALLEKALTHSSHAFEARPGAPEDNEQLEFLGDSVVGLVAAEFFLRAFPERNEGELSKLKASASSTLALANLARAIKLDRAILLGRGEEKCGGRKKVSILAGAFEALAGAIYLDGGFEAARTFVSRFLGSSLKPIKSGSQTINNAKSALQEICQKAGLAAPSYRLVSEKGPAHKRTFAVEVCLGDKVLAKAKGASKKTAEQSAAEKALRSFFGRKIRRISPEAFVIEADDLVLP